From the Bdellovibrio reynosensis genome, one window contains:
- a CDS encoding 2OG-Fe(II) oxygenase, translating to MDSSFLLNLEVKKYDNPWSYYVIDNFLPSESFKKLQQQLCAVDAGFEKQDDDIFQINFMFLPDLTLAKFFIGEAFQEFLQRVTQKSLEISDTGLVQLRRMTPNSPAMPPHIDAADERSLVCIYYLSPNWHPQCGGELLLHPDNLRISRQEAVAIEPLANRMVLFFTDNTNWHSVVKVNNWNRYSVLSEWIVQEG from the coding sequence ATGGATTCATCATTTTTATTAAATTTGGAAGTCAAAAAATATGACAATCCTTGGTCATACTACGTAATTGATAACTTTCTTCCAAGTGAAAGTTTTAAAAAATTACAACAACAACTTTGTGCTGTTGATGCGGGATTTGAAAAACAAGATGACGATATTTTTCAAATAAATTTCATGTTCCTTCCGGATCTCACATTGGCAAAATTTTTTATTGGTGAAGCCTTCCAAGAATTTTTGCAAAGAGTAACTCAGAAAAGTCTTGAAATTAGTGACACGGGTCTCGTGCAACTTCGTCGAATGACGCCTAACTCCCCAGCCATGCCTCCCCATATAGACGCGGCTGACGAACGCTCATTAGTATGCATTTATTATCTTTCACCAAATTGGCATCCGCAATGTGGCGGCGAACTGCTTCTTCATCCCGACAATTTAAGAATATCCCGCCAGGAAGCAGTGGCAATTGAGCCACTAGCGAACAGGATGGTATTATTTTTCACAGATAATACAAATTGGCATAGTGTTGTGAAAGTAAATAACTGGAACCGATACTCTGTTTTATCCGAGTGGATCGTGCAGGAAGGCTGA
- the spoVG gene encoding septation regulator SpoVG, which yields MKVTEVKVFPVNEDRLKAYVSITLDNCFVVRDLKVIQGTSGLFVAMPSKKRKDGQFRDIAHPLNQETRTMIEDLVFEAYEKELKSMGETLVNLKRQKAPNSDYGDDY from the coding sequence ATGAAAGTCACCGAAGTTAAAGTATTTCCCGTCAACGAAGACAGGCTTAAAGCTTATGTCTCAATCACCCTCGATAATTGCTTTGTAGTCAGAGACTTGAAGGTCATTCAAGGCACTAGCGGTTTGTTCGTAGCGATGCCGAGCAAAAAACGCAAAGACGGACAGTTCAGAGATATCGCACATCCCTTAAACCAAGAAACAAGAACCATGATCGAGGATCTTGTGTTTGAGGCTTATGAAAAAGAACTTAAATCCATGGGCGAAACACTAGTAAACCTAAAACGCCAAAAGGCGCCTAACAGCGACTACGGCGACGATTACTAG
- a CDS encoding trypsin-like peptidase domain-containing protein, which yields MKKSVFLAFAMSVALAVPGQAQTFPKDPPKLKLSEPLPGNLFQELAKAINPAVVNISTTALPKNVGRMRDPMLDMLEQLYGFRMQQPQQSQRPQQIGLGTGFIIREDGLIVTNNHVIAGADQINVQLSGKDKTVYEATLVGSDERSDIALIKITPKNKLTVAVMGSSKDLEVGEWVAAFGNPFGHDHSMTKGIISSLGRAITEINKIPLIQTDASINPGNSGGPLVNTKGQVIGVNSAIDARAQGIGFAIPIDEVKAILPVLESKGRIARGYIGAALGDLDPEAAEYLGMGDIRGAVITNMDPKGPALKAGFRIYDIVTEFNGKSIKSSLDLIDAVSDSPIGKPAKAKLIRNNKEMSLNVNVAEKVEPKVATRPLAKNESGHKAPFDLGFSVMDPTPQLRMEWGLPEDMKQPVVIQTDRSSAASRSGLRVGDIVLDVNKVAVETSKDVLKALKKGQNTLRIARNARIQIINITN from the coding sequence ATGAAAAAATCTGTGTTCTTAGCGTTCGCCATGTCCGTAGCGCTTGCAGTTCCAGGCCAAGCGCAAACGTTTCCTAAAGATCCCCCGAAACTAAAACTGAGCGAACCTTTACCAGGAAATCTATTTCAAGAATTAGCCAAGGCTATCAATCCAGCGGTCGTTAATATTTCTACGACAGCTCTTCCTAAAAACGTCGGTCGCATGCGTGATCCGATGTTAGATATGCTTGAACAGCTTTATGGCTTTCGCATGCAACAACCTCAGCAAAGCCAACGTCCTCAACAAATTGGTTTAGGAACGGGCTTTATCATCCGTGAAGATGGTTTGATTGTGACGAACAATCACGTGATCGCGGGTGCAGACCAAATTAACGTTCAATTAAGTGGTAAGGATAAGACCGTTTATGAAGCGACTTTGGTTGGTAGCGATGAACGTTCTGACATCGCATTAATTAAAATCACTCCGAAAAATAAACTCACTGTCGCTGTTATGGGGTCTTCAAAAGACCTTGAAGTCGGCGAATGGGTAGCGGCCTTTGGTAATCCGTTTGGTCACGATCATTCGATGACGAAAGGGATTATTTCTTCCTTGGGTCGTGCGATCACAGAGATTAATAAAATTCCTTTGATTCAAACTGACGCTAGCATCAACCCGGGGAACTCTGGCGGTCCTTTAGTAAATACCAAAGGACAAGTCATCGGGGTTAACTCTGCGATCGACGCCAGAGCTCAAGGTATCGGTTTTGCGATTCCAATTGATGAAGTGAAGGCGATCCTGCCAGTGCTTGAAAGCAAAGGAAGAATTGCTCGCGGATATATCGGTGCTGCATTGGGTGACCTTGATCCCGAAGCTGCGGAGTATCTTGGGATGGGCGATATTCGCGGTGCTGTTATCACTAATATGGATCCGAAGGGCCCTGCGCTAAAAGCGGGTTTCAGAATTTATGACATCGTGACTGAATTTAACGGTAAATCGATTAAAAGCTCTTTAGATTTAATCGATGCCGTGAGTGACTCACCGATTGGTAAACCAGCAAAAGCAAAACTGATCCGCAACAATAAAGAGATGAGTTTGAACGTCAACGTGGCAGAAAAAGTGGAACCCAAAGTTGCCACTCGCCCGCTTGCTAAAAACGAATCAGGCCACAAAGCTCCGTTTGATTTAGGGTTTTCGGTTATGGATCCAACTCCGCAATTAAGAATGGAGTGGGGCCTTCCTGAAGACATGAAACAACCCGTGGTGATTCAAACGGACAGATCCTCGGCAGCAAGCCGAAGCGGTCTTCGCGTGGGCGACATCGTTTTGGACGTGAACAAAGTGGCAGTAGAGACTTCAAAAGATGTCCTCAAAGCCCTTAAAAAAGGTCAAAACACTTTGCGTATCGCCCGCAATGCCCGCATCCAAATCATAAACATCACGAACTAA
- a CDS encoding DUF1844 domain-containing protein, which yields MAETLEASFSVLIMSIASSAVMAMGLAPNPQNGETTKDKNMARFNIDLLVVLQEKTKGNLSSDEAKFLENLISDLQMKYVSI from the coding sequence ATGGCTGAAACATTAGAAGCTTCATTTTCTGTTTTGATTATGTCCATCGCCTCATCAGCCGTAATGGCTATGGGTTTAGCACCAAACCCCCAAAATGGCGAAACGACGAAAGATAAAAATATGGCTCGATTTAACATCGACCTTTTGGTGGTCCTGCAAGAAAAGACCAAGGGAAATCTTTCTAGCGATGAAGCTAAATTTTTGGAAAACTTAATTAGTGATTTGCAAATGAAGTACGTGTCCATTTAG
- a CDS encoding M56 family metallopeptidase, with protein sequence MINNNTKVWLFILISSLALLIAGYQVGERLGLSIGFLLALLLNFFVFFYGENRVLGKLNAKRVKGQDAWGVIDIVERVSQELRIPAPAIYITPHSSANAFCVGHSWKRGSLGFTAGLLKTFSERELTAVVAHQLCHIRRLDTFAFGASSTLANSVVGIGQFLDSILPKKVQFFAALLSPIGWVIIKSVVNEKSFYENDLMATELLASRNELGEVLWRMEGLAQTQPLSVPPCTSHLFMVNPEGFRQKNLFLRSHPAIEVRLQKLMGYYPI encoded by the coding sequence ATGATAAACAACAATACAAAAGTCTGGCTTTTCATTCTTATAAGCTCCCTAGCGCTGCTGATCGCCGGTTACCAAGTTGGTGAACGCTTAGGTTTAAGCATCGGCTTCTTGCTTGCCCTGTTGCTTAACTTTTTTGTTTTCTTCTATGGCGAAAATCGAGTGCTTGGGAAGCTGAATGCAAAACGCGTTAAAGGCCAAGATGCTTGGGGAGTTATTGATATTGTTGAGCGCGTTTCCCAAGAATTAAGAATTCCAGCTCCAGCGATTTATATAACCCCCCATTCTTCTGCTAATGCTTTCTGTGTTGGCCATTCTTGGAAACGAGGATCGTTGGGTTTTACTGCGGGGCTGTTGAAAACTTTTTCTGAAAGAGAATTAACGGCCGTCGTCGCCCATCAATTATGTCACATTCGCAGACTTGATACTTTCGCCTTCGGGGCGTCAAGTACTCTTGCGAACTCTGTTGTCGGAATTGGACAGTTTTTAGACTCAATACTTCCAAAAAAAGTGCAATTTTTTGCTGCACTTCTTTCACCCATCGGCTGGGTTATTATTAAGTCCGTCGTGAATGAAAAATCGTTTTATGAAAATGATTTAATGGCAACAGAGCTATTAGCCAGCCGCAACGAATTAGGTGAAGTCCTATGGCGCATGGAAGGGTTAGCACAAACCCAACCTTTAAGCGTCCCGCCTTGCACGAGCCACCTTTTTATGGTGAATCCAGAAGGCTTTAGACAAAAGAATTTATTTTTAAGATCGCATCCGGCCATTGAGGTTAGGCTGCAAAAGTTAATGGGTTATTATCCCATCTAA
- a CDS encoding AAA family ATPase, with amino-acid sequence MVSEVDIMALNAAIKQESQFIEKMMAEINKVVVGQKEMVEGIMMGLLTGGHILLEGVPGLAKTLTIATVSKSISLDFQRIQFTPDLLPTDLIGTMIFNPKSGEFAPRKGPIFTNIVLADEINRAPAKVQSALLEAMAEKQVTIGDVSYKLSNPFLVLATQNPLEQEGTYPLPEAQMDRFMFKINVVYPGKGEELEILNRMGTNEKPVVNSVISQEDLLRASSRADQIYVDNKIKNYIVELIMASRKPGEYGLSRIANLINVGGSPRATISLYRAAKAHAFIRGRGYVTAEDVKAIAYHVMRHRLILTYEAEAENIKTDDIIKEILSQIEVP; translated from the coding sequence ATCGTGAGTGAAGTTGACATCATGGCCCTGAACGCCGCCATTAAGCAAGAAAGCCAATTTATCGAAAAAATGATGGCTGAGATTAACAAAGTTGTCGTTGGTCAAAAAGAAATGGTTGAAGGCATTATGATGGGCCTTTTAACGGGTGGCCACATTCTGTTAGAGGGTGTTCCGGGCTTAGCGAAAACTTTAACAATCGCGACAGTTTCAAAATCAATCTCTTTAGATTTCCAAAGAATTCAATTCACTCCTGATCTGTTACCAACAGACTTGATTGGTACGATGATTTTTAATCCAAAATCAGGGGAGTTTGCTCCTCGTAAAGGTCCGATCTTTACAAACATCGTGCTTGCCGACGAGATTAACCGTGCGCCTGCCAAAGTTCAATCAGCACTGCTTGAAGCGATGGCCGAAAAACAAGTGACGATCGGTGATGTGTCTTACAAACTTTCTAATCCTTTCTTAGTTCTTGCGACTCAAAATCCGCTAGAACAAGAAGGTACTTATCCGCTGCCTGAAGCGCAGATGGACCGCTTCATGTTTAAAATTAACGTTGTTTATCCAGGTAAAGGTGAGGAGCTAGAAATCCTAAACCGCATGGGTACGAATGAAAAACCTGTGGTGAATTCCGTAATTTCTCAAGAAGACTTATTAAGAGCTTCTTCACGCGCAGACCAAATTTACGTCGATAATAAAATTAAGAACTACATTGTTGAATTGATCATGGCTTCGCGTAAGCCAGGCGAATACGGTTTAAGTCGTATCGCAAATCTGATCAATGTCGGTGGTTCACCGCGTGCAACGATCAGTTTGTATCGTGCAGCAAAAGCCCACGCGTTCATCCGCGGAAGAGGTTACGTAACGGCTGAAGACGTAAAAGCAATTGCTTACCACGTGATGAGACATCGTCTGATTCTTACTTACGAAGCTGAAGCTGAAAACATCAAAACTGATGACATCATCAAAGAAATCTTGAGCCAAATTGAGGTGCCATAG
- a CDS encoding DUF58 domain-containing protein → MSLPPEVLKKVKLLEINTRKLVNNLFAGEYHTAFKGQGMTFADFREYVPGDDVRSISWPLTARTGKPYIKTFEEERELTLILAVDVSGSSDFGTGPYFKGEVMTHMAALLAFSAVKNNDQVGLLLFSDQVEHFVPPKKGRGHVHRLLRDLFYFQPKSHRTKLSSGFSYLQGILKKRATVFVFSDFMDQGFDQSLRLLGRKHDVVACVVNDAAEYSLPRMGVIEVQDAETGEILTVDTSSPGFRAQYEEAVLKRKDQRDKALRLSQVERVDVKSSEDYVNPLVAFFKKR, encoded by the coding sequence GTGAGTTTACCTCCTGAGGTTCTAAAAAAAGTTAAGCTCTTAGAGATCAACACAAGAAAACTTGTGAACAATCTTTTTGCAGGCGAATATCACACGGCCTTTAAGGGTCAAGGGATGACTTTTGCGGATTTCAGGGAGTATGTGCCAGGCGATGACGTGCGGAGCATTTCATGGCCCCTGACTGCACGTACAGGAAAACCCTACATCAAAACTTTCGAAGAAGAGCGTGAGCTGACTTTGATTTTAGCAGTCGACGTCAGTGGCTCTAGTGACTTTGGAACTGGCCCTTACTTTAAAGGTGAAGTCATGACCCACATGGCAGCCCTTTTAGCTTTTTCGGCGGTGAAAAATAATGACCAGGTCGGCTTACTACTTTTTAGTGATCAAGTTGAACACTTCGTTCCACCTAAAAAGGGACGTGGCCATGTGCATAGACTTCTTCGCGATTTATTTTACTTTCAGCCTAAAAGCCATCGTACCAAACTGTCTTCAGGCTTTAGTTACCTGCAAGGTATTTTAAAAAAGCGCGCGACAGTTTTTGTGTTCAGCGATTTCATGGATCAGGGCTTTGATCAAAGTTTAAGACTTCTAGGTCGCAAACACGACGTGGTTGCGTGCGTGGTCAATGATGCTGCCGAATACTCGTTACCGCGCATGGGTGTGATTGAAGTTCAAGATGCTGAAACTGGCGAAATTCTAACGGTAGACACTTCTTCACCGGGCTTCCGTGCCCAGTATGAAGAGGCTGTTTTAAAACGCAAAGATCAACGTGATAAAGCTTTAAGGCTTTCTCAAGTTGAACGCGTGGATGTGAAATCCAGCGAAGATTATGTAAATCCGCTGGTCGCATTTTTTAAGAAGAGATAA
- a CDS encoding vWA domain-containing protein — MTYHSLWAFWFLIPLVLILVWTFWNRRKKTPTLQFGSVDVLKSVTPSLRTRLMHLPTILKALALVFAIMALARPQTMNTKIRKNVEGIDIVICLDVSDSMLIEDMKPLNRLEAAKETIKKFIEGRSSDRIGLVVFAGESFTLVPPTLDYQLILQRVGEITSASSAKIKDGTALGVSMANAAGRLKDSQAKSRVMIFMTDGENNSGTIDPETGLEIAKGYGIKVYSIGVGKDGPTRIPVYSRDIFGQKVKTYQPFESTVNEDLLSRMAKDTGGKFYRATNEGALQKVFNDIDNLEKTKIDVNKFTNYTEKFPPYLVIAIVLYLTGLLLGRSWLRRVP; from the coding sequence ATGACCTATCATTCTCTTTGGGCTTTTTGGTTTCTAATTCCGCTAGTTTTAATTCTTGTTTGGACATTCTGGAATCGTCGTAAAAAAACACCGACGTTACAGTTTGGTTCAGTTGACGTCTTAAAAAGCGTGACGCCAAGTCTGCGTACCAGACTTATGCACTTACCAACAATTCTAAAAGCATTGGCATTGGTATTTGCAATCATGGCTTTAGCCCGACCGCAAACCATGAACACTAAGATCCGTAAGAACGTAGAAGGTATCGATATTGTCATCTGTTTAGACGTGTCTGACAGTATGTTGATTGAAGATATGAAGCCTTTAAATCGTTTAGAGGCCGCTAAAGAAACTATCAAAAAATTCATCGAAGGCCGAAGCTCTGACCGTATCGGCCTTGTGGTGTTTGCTGGTGAATCTTTCACTTTAGTTCCACCAACTTTGGATTACCAATTGATCTTACAACGAGTGGGCGAGATCACCAGTGCTTCAAGTGCTAAAATCAAAGACGGTACAGCTCTAGGTGTTTCAATGGCGAATGCAGCAGGAAGATTAAAAGACTCCCAAGCAAAAAGCCGCGTGATGATTTTCATGACCGACGGGGAAAACAACTCTGGAACCATCGATCCTGAAACGGGTTTAGAAATCGCCAAAGGTTATGGCATTAAAGTTTATTCCATCGGTGTAGGTAAAGATGGTCCAACTAGAATTCCAGTTTATTCTCGGGACATTTTTGGCCAGAAAGTAAAAACCTATCAACCGTTTGAAAGTACAGTGAATGAAGACTTACTTTCCCGTATGGCAAAGGATACCGGCGGTAAGTTCTATCGCGCGACCAATGAAGGTGCCTTACAAAAAGTCTTTAACGACATCGACAATCTAGAGAAAACTAAAATTGACGTGAACAAATTCACTAACTACACGGAAAAATTTCCGCCGTATTTAGTAATTGCCATCGTCTTGTATTTAACAGGTCTACTTTTAGGCAGATCATGGTTAAGGAGGGTGCCATAA
- a CDS encoding vWA domain-containing protein: protein MFRFENVAAFNYLWLIPIIIVVGYFFDRRSKKRMTEAIGSRLYPFLASSVSNKKRKLKTFLQVLTVFLFVLALARPQMGESQQEVKSEGVEIIFAVDVSESMMAEDVKPSRLAQAKSELSRLMDLMPGNKVGVVAFAGSAALLSPLTNDPGAIKMYLESLEPSSVSSQGTNFTEALNVAKDAFNRGGVTTDDTVKVTRVILIASDGEDHEPGALEEAKKMASEGVRIFSLAYGTEKGGAIPVRDGMGFLKGYKKDRQGQTILTTVKGDALRSIAEAGKGSFYFATFGGDQTKLLVEDITKLEKTQFDATMATQYEERFQTVLLLGILVALIELFLGERRQGFRFWKGRFEVPPA, encoded by the coding sequence ATGTTTCGCTTTGAAAACGTGGCCGCTTTTAACTATTTGTGGCTGATTCCAATTATTATTGTCGTAGGCTATTTCTTTGATCGTCGTTCGAAAAAAAGAATGACTGAGGCCATTGGCTCAAGACTTTATCCATTTTTAGCAAGTTCCGTTTCAAACAAAAAAAGAAAACTTAAAACGTTCTTGCAAGTTTTAACTGTGTTCTTATTTGTTCTAGCTTTAGCCCGCCCGCAGATGGGTGAAAGCCAGCAAGAAGTTAAATCAGAAGGTGTTGAAATCATTTTTGCTGTCGACGTTTCAGAAAGTATGATGGCCGAAGACGTGAAGCCTTCGCGTTTAGCCCAAGCTAAAAGTGAACTGAGCCGTCTGATGGATTTGATGCCTGGAAACAAAGTGGGAGTCGTCGCATTTGCAGGCTCTGCAGCCCTTTTATCACCTCTAACGAATGATCCGGGCGCGATTAAAATGTATCTTGAGTCTTTAGAGCCAAGTTCAGTTTCATCGCAAGGTACCAACTTTACTGAAGCTTTGAACGTAGCTAAAGACGCTTTCAATCGCGGTGGTGTAACAACCGATGATACGGTCAAAGTAACTCGCGTTATCTTAATCGCATCAGACGGTGAAGATCATGAACCGGGAGCTTTAGAAGAAGCTAAGAAAATGGCTAGCGAAGGTGTGCGTATTTTCTCGCTAGCTTACGGCACTGAAAAAGGTGGCGCCATTCCCGTCAGAGACGGCATGGGCTTTTTAAAGGGTTATAAAAAAGACCGCCAAGGGCAGACGATCCTGACAACTGTTAAAGGTGATGCTTTAAGATCCATCGCTGAAGCAGGCAAAGGCAGTTTTTATTTCGCAACCTTTGGCGGCGATCAAACCAAACTTTTAGTCGAAGATATCACCAAACTTGAAAAGACTCAGTTTGATGCCACCATGGCGACACAATACGAAGAGCGTTTTCAAACAGTGCTGTTATTAGGTATTTTAGTCGCATTAATCGAGTTATTCCTGGGCGAACGCCGTCAAGGTTTCCGCTTCTGGAAAGGACGATTCGAGGTGCCCCCTGCGTAG
- a CDS encoding tetratricopeptide repeat protein, giving the protein MRTLQLNQNANNDLKGQTFPSAMEKYLEALRYDPFVGALHLNLGLSFEGLQQAEKALASYKEAETLALKEQNQELVFMARFNQAQLLGKAKRIDEALSLYQKALEIIPTSKEVKTNIELLTQGEGGGNGGENQKDQKDQSGDQQKDQNKDGQGDQNKDKEQDQEQKDEKKEMKQSPKYKPRPFQGKELSEADVKKILGELKQQEEKIRAEYNKKEVKEQPRDKDW; this is encoded by the coding sequence TTGCGCACTTTGCAGTTAAATCAAAATGCAAATAACGATCTTAAAGGACAGACCTTTCCATCGGCGATGGAAAAATATCTTGAAGCTTTAAGGTATGATCCTTTCGTCGGTGCCTTGCATCTGAATTTGGGTTTAAGTTTTGAAGGCTTGCAGCAAGCTGAAAAAGCCTTAGCTTCTTATAAAGAAGCAGAAACCTTGGCCTTAAAAGAACAAAACCAAGAATTAGTATTTATGGCACGCTTCAATCAAGCGCAGCTTTTAGGCAAAGCCAAACGCATCGATGAAGCCTTGAGCTTGTACCAAAAAGCCTTAGAGATCATTCCCACCTCTAAAGAAGTGAAAACCAATATCGAACTTCTAACCCAAGGCGAAGGCGGCGGGAACGGTGGTGAAAACCAAAAGGATCAAAAAGATCAAAGTGGTGATCAGCAAAAAGACCAAAACAAAGACGGTCAAGGCGATCAAAATAAAGATAAAGAACAAGACCAAGAACAAAAAGACGAAAAAAAAGAAATGAAACAATCGCCAAAGTACAAACCTCGTCCTTTCCAAGGAAAAGAGTTGTCAGAAGCGGATGTTAAAAAAATCTTGGGCGAACTAAAACAGCAAGAAGAAAAAATCAGAGCTGAGTACAATAAGAAAGAAGTGAAGGAGCAGCCTCGTGACAAAGATTGGTAA
- a CDS encoding BatD family protein has product MTKIGNYLFFLSLIFWGVLASAAGTTVQATVDRNEIGAGDTFTLTVAVVSSEEDVDIQDPRVPDLDGFDLLNNWTSTAVAQKLVNTGSGMQFETQRRKEFHYMLGPKRTGNLSLSAFEVVVNGKVFRTQPVVIKVAKDGAAPKPRPRPNQMPGMPGFEDPFEAMDRAEEEMFNQLLRQRQRLMQQQMPGAPDEDYPSGVNTGLPEAAFRSLPTNPNEAFFISVEVDKTEVYEGEQVTVNWYIYTRGQMETLDRLKFPSLRGFWKEIIEEVPSIQFSEEVVNGVPWKKALLASHALFPIKAGTANIDEYKIKSRVRTPAQGFGGFFGKPYEYTKSSARVPIKVKPLPVEGRPSDFTGAVGQFEVNATVEGTSVPVNQPLSLRVRFEGAGNAKLIDLPAINWPTGLEQYDTKSESKFFKNGRSFKEFEVLVIPRQEGDLTIPAISVSMFDPQTKKYTTRSTQPIQLKIVNNPNAPVGSSSRMGDPAKPAVKPKIVENRLPDPLVTWQPAVEATVLYRPWLWFLVYGGISLVLLAKAQRAFGWGRRRRSLKEMVAKRYKQVDSALNKGDFRKVGVEMTNIFYTVLGNVAGEGGAAQELETLLGKMPPSLRRDHGEEIKKNFEVFQTLSFAPEEMLGTLKDTSVMKGHVDRAKKVLNAVIAGVETKA; this is encoded by the coding sequence GTGACAAAGATTGGTAATTATCTGTTCTTTCTTAGCTTGATATTTTGGGGAGTGCTAGCGTCAGCCGCCGGCACGACCGTGCAAGCAACCGTGGACCGCAATGAAATTGGCGCTGGTGATACGTTCACTTTAACAGTCGCTGTAGTTTCATCAGAAGAAGATGTGGATATTCAAGATCCGCGAGTTCCTGATCTTGACGGTTTTGATTTATTAAACAATTGGACTTCAACCGCGGTCGCGCAAAAGTTAGTGAATACGGGTTCAGGAATGCAGTTTGAAACTCAAAGACGTAAAGAGTTTCATTATATGCTTGGACCAAAAAGAACTGGTAACTTAAGTCTATCCGCTTTTGAAGTGGTCGTAAATGGCAAGGTCTTTAGAACTCAGCCCGTCGTTATTAAAGTAGCTAAAGACGGGGCAGCACCGAAACCTCGTCCTCGTCCAAATCAAATGCCGGGAATGCCGGGCTTTGAAGATCCGTTTGAAGCCATGGACCGCGCCGAAGAAGAAATGTTTAACCAGCTTCTTCGTCAGCGTCAGCGTTTGATGCAACAACAAATGCCCGGCGCCCCTGATGAAGACTATCCCTCAGGTGTAAACACTGGATTGCCAGAAGCCGCTTTTAGAAGTCTTCCGACAAATCCTAACGAAGCGTTCTTTATATCTGTGGAAGTAGATAAAACCGAAGTCTACGAAGGCGAACAGGTCACTGTGAACTGGTACATCTATACCCGTGGCCAGATGGAAACATTAGATCGCTTAAAATTCCCAAGTCTTAGAGGCTTTTGGAAAGAGATCATCGAAGAAGTTCCATCCATTCAATTTAGCGAAGAAGTCGTAAACGGTGTTCCTTGGAAAAAGGCCCTGCTTGCATCCCACGCTTTGTTCCCAATCAAGGCGGGTACTGCGAACATTGATGAATATAAAATCAAATCCCGCGTTAGGACTCCGGCTCAAGGTTTTGGTGGATTCTTTGGTAAACCCTATGAATACACAAAAAGTTCAGCGCGCGTTCCTATTAAAGTAAAACCTTTGCCAGTGGAAGGCAGACCTTCTGACTTCACTGGCGCTGTAGGGCAGTTTGAAGTGAATGCTACGGTCGAAGGGACAAGTGTTCCTGTGAACCAACCGTTAAGTTTAAGAGTGCGCTTTGAAGGAGCTGGTAACGCTAAACTTATCGACTTGCCAGCGATCAATTGGCCAACTGGGTTAGAGCAATACGACACAAAATCTGAATCCAAATTTTTTAAAAACGGTCGCAGCTTTAAAGAGTTTGAAGTTTTAGTGATCCCGCGCCAAGAAGGGGATCTGACAATTCCTGCGATCAGTGTAAGCATGTTTGATCCGCAAACAAAAAAATACACAACCCGATCGACTCAGCCGATCCAACTAAAGATCGTGAACAATCCGAATGCTCCCGTGGGCTCTTCATCCCGCATGGGTGATCCAGCCAAACCAGCAGTGAAACCAAAGATCGTTGAAAACCGTTTGCCAGATCCATTGGTGACTTGGCAGCCAGCAGTTGAAGCAACGGTGCTTTATCGCCCGTGGCTGTGGTTCTTAGTTTATGGCGGAATTTCATTAGTGTTACTAGCGAAAGCGCAAAGAGCTTTTGGTTGGGGACGCCGTCGCAGATCGCTGAAGGAAATGGTAGCAAAACGATATAAACAAGTTGATTCGGCTTTAAATAAAGGTGACTTCAGAAAAGTCGGGGTTGAAATGACAAACATCTTTTACACCGTTCTAGGTAACGTTGCCGGTGAAGGGGGTGCTGCTCAAGAGCTTGAAACCCTGCTAGGTAAAATGCCACCAAGCTTAAGACGTGATCATGGTGAAGAAATTAAAAAGAACTTTGAAGTTTTCCAAACCTTAAGCTTCGCACCAGAAGAAATGCTTGGAACTTTAAAGGACACGTCCGTCATGAAAGGTCACGTAGACCGCGCTAAAAAAGTTCTTAATGCAGTCATCGCAGGTGTAGAAACGAAAGCTTAA